A single window of Armatimonadota bacterium DNA harbors:
- a CDS encoding 2-hydroxyacyl-CoA dehydratase family protein: MSAPTEGILGATRREGKRLMDLWWQEMTEAAQTGRPTAYVFAMGSMAELLRTFDFVLNFPEITSLQIAVRGQSQAYIQAAEDYGFSPDVCGYVKADVGLQLRQGEHPYGRVPRPSLVVTSNVCNTYIKWSEIWEHLYGCPVFVVDLPGWRGRESAALDGETFRNDARYVQGQLQELIGLCEQITGRRFDVDRFREHLAEANRMAELYNAVCETNRHIPAPFNAVVEGVTYQGIAHLYRGSQEGSRYFQQVLQEMQERIRLGMAAVPDERFRLVLVGTTCYSHFRRFVELFASWGGVFVHSTYMVFAGGGFLPGFAYDLSRPLESFAERMVAAAYWGYTGSMFYQQDWLDEVVRRWHVDGICFHGVKSCRTVSTGLPDVREWMRIQRNVPGLFIQSDLVDPRLWSDAQVKNRVDAFFEALAAHKAATRR, translated from the coding sequence ATGAGTGCACCCACCGAGGGGATCCTGGGAGCGACCCGACGGGAAGGCAAGCGGCTCATGGACCTATGGTGGCAGGAGATGACGGAAGCCGCCCAGACGGGGCGGCCCACCGCATACGTGTTCGCCATGGGGTCCATGGCGGAGTTGCTCCGCACCTTCGACTTCGTGCTGAACTTCCCGGAGATCACCTCCCTGCAGATCGCGGTCCGCGGGCAGTCCCAGGCGTACATCCAGGCCGCGGAGGACTACGGGTTCTCCCCGGACGTATGCGGTTACGTGAAGGCGGACGTGGGGCTCCAGCTCCGGCAAGGGGAACATCCATATGGAAGGGTCCCCCGTCCCTCCCTGGTGGTGACCTCCAATGTCTGCAACACCTACATTAAGTGGTCCGAGATCTGGGAGCACCTCTACGGCTGCCCCGTGTTCGTGGTAGACCTGCCCGGGTGGCGGGGCCGGGAATCCGCGGCTCTGGACGGGGAGACCTTCCGCAACGACGCCCGCTACGTCCAGGGGCAGCTGCAGGAGCTGATCGGGCTGTGCGAGCAGATTACGGGCAGGCGCTTCGACGTAGACCGATTCCGGGAGCACCTGGCGGAAGCGAACCGAATGGCAGAGCTCTACAACGCGGTCTGCGAGACGAATCGTCACATCCCCGCTCCCTTCAACGCCGTCGTGGAGGGGGTGACCTATCAGGGGATCGCGCACCTGTACCGGGGAAGCCAGGAGGGAAGCCGGTACTTCCAACAGGTGCTCCAGGAGATGCAGGAGCGCATTCGGCTCGGCATGGCCGCGGTGCCGGACGAGCGGTTCCGGTTGGTCCTCGTGGGGACCACCTGCTACAGCCACTTTCGTCGCTTCGTGGAGCTCTTCGCCTCCTGGGGGGGTGTATTTGTGCACAGCACCTACATGGTCTTCGCGGGAGGCGGCTTCCTTCCGGGCTTCGCGTACGATCTGAGTCGGCCCCTGGAGAGCTTCGCGGAGCGCATGGTGGCCGCCGCATACTGGGGCTACACGGGATCCATGTTCTACCAGCAGGATTGGCTAGATGAGGTGGTGCGGCGGTGGCACGTGGACGGAATCTGCTTTCACGGCGTGAAGTCCTGCCGTACGGTCTCCACGGGTTTACCGGATGTGCGGGAGTGGATGCGGATTCAGCGAAACGTCCCCGGGCTCTTCATTCAGTCAGACCTCGTGGATCCGCGTCTGTGGTCCGACGCGCAGGTCAAGAACCGGGTGGATGCCTTCTTCGAGGCTCTGGCAGCCCACAAGGCGGCGACAAGGAGGTGA
- a CDS encoding acyl-CoA dehydratase activase — MVIATRTLVAGVDVGSTQTKAVIMNLNRIIVGRALVDTGARLNEAARTAFEAALQDAGASEDEVAYTVGTGYGRFKVEFGNTQVTEISCHARGAVFLFPNTRTVLDVGGQDTKAIRVGPNGEVLDFCMNDKCSAGTGRFLGAASAALELPLGELGPLALTARNPVTITTTCTVFAESEILGWLARGRKVEDILMGVHAAIAARSLSLLRRVGIEPELTFTGGVSRNVAMVHLIRQLSGVPVNVSEESHYCGAIGAALFALDHVLVGERVPVAAGAGGGEDAGRGH, encoded by the coding sequence GTGGTCATCGCAACCCGTACGCTGGTGGCTGGAGTAGACGTGGGGAGCACGCAGACCAAGGCGGTGATCATGAACCTGAACCGGATCATCGTGGGTCGGGCCTTGGTGGACACGGGTGCCCGGCTGAACGAGGCGGCCCGGACGGCCTTCGAGGCCGCTCTGCAGGACGCGGGGGCCTCGGAGGACGAGGTGGCCTACACCGTGGGCACCGGATATGGCCGGTTCAAGGTGGAGTTCGGGAACACCCAGGTTACGGAGATCAGCTGCCACGCCCGGGGTGCAGTGTTCCTCTTTCCGAACACGCGCACGGTGCTGGACGTGGGTGGGCAGGACACCAAGGCCATTCGGGTCGGACCCAACGGCGAGGTCCTGGACTTCTGCATGAACGATAAATGCTCCGCGGGCACGGGACGGTTCCTGGGCGCCGCGAGTGCAGCCCTGGAGCTGCCCCTGGGAGAGCTGGGGCCCCTTGCCCTCACCGCCCGCAACCCCGTTACCATCACCACCACCTGCACGGTGTTCGCGGAGTCGGAGATCCTGGGATGGCTCGCCCGAGGCCGGAAGGTGGAGGACATTCTCATGGGGGTGCATGCGGCCATCGCGGCCCGTAGCCTCTCCCTGCTGCGCCGGGTTGGGATCGAGCCGGAGCTGACCTTCACGGGCGGGGTCTCCCGGAATGTGGCCATGGTGCACCTCATTCGCCAGCTCAGCGGGGTACCCGTGAACGTGAGCGAGGAATCCCATTACTGCGGCGCCATCGGGGCCGCCCTCTTTGCCCTGGACCACGTCCTGGTGGGGGAACGGGTGCCCGTGGCGGCCGGAGCAGGAGGGGGAGAGGATGCTGGTCGCGGGCATTGA